From a region of the Gossypium raimondii isolate GPD5lz chromosome 10, ASM2569854v1, whole genome shotgun sequence genome:
- the LOC105778247 gene encoding ankyrin repeat-containing protein BDA1 has product MDENLRKATRTGKVNELYRVIQSNGNVLRHFDEVEFIETPLHIAAEEGRIEFAMEMMNLKPSFARKLNHQGLSPLHIAVRKGHKEMALRFLEIGKHLVRVRGKKGKTPLHYLCKVGNQLGLLDTFLEASPDCIQDVTTENRTALHIAIQNNRLDVLQLLFRTLKRKDYYWEVVNRKDKDGNTALHIAAIHNQPKVLKLLLNCKADKHATNQVGLTALGVAQQHNNRENIAILKGCFIPVVSNFKRKLEKQVVKYVTKASLLIFQNMDNISADDRNALLVILGLLLTATYQATLSPPGGVRQGENTSKSKGSYDATVLGKSVMNPSNFLLFYIPTYLVFLVTLFLTLALLKTFPRDFRSALQVLLAFLAVSFDESICDLAPTTSTYTILNIFSGILFLLMVYMCIVCRVSKISVSIVGCWIFPSILYLCLGSEIDVGAGQGLLLFLILYDEFWKGTVLIVCYCLFVRVDAFFGARIDLYYFLDIVTLIGCWLFLSLARLCIMRCT; this is encoded by the exons ATGGACGAAAATTTAAGAAAGGCTACTCGTACAGGAAAGGTTAACGAATTATATAGAGTAATTCAAAGCAACGGAAATGTTTTGAGGCATTTTGATGAGGTGGAGTTTATCGAGACTCCATTACATATAGCTGCAGAAGAAGGGCGCATTGAGTTTGCAATGGAGATGATGAACTTAAAGCCATCATTTGCTCGAAAGCTAAACCACCAAGGTTTGAGCCCACTTCACATTGCTGTTAGAAAAGGGCATAAAGAGATGGCACTCCGCTTCTTGGAGATTGGTAAACATCTTGTTCGTGTCAGAGGAAAGAAAGGTAAGACTCCATTGCACTACTTATGTAAAGTTGGAAACCAGCTTGGTCTGTTGGATACATTTCTGGAAGCTTCTCCTGATTGTATCCAAGATGTTACAACTGAGAATCGCACTGCTTTGCATATTGCAATCCAAAACAATAGACTAGACGTTCTCCAACTCCTATTTCGAACGCTTAAGAGGAAAGACTATTATTGGGAAGTGGTGAACCGGAAAGACAAAGATGGCAACACTGCACTTCACATAGCCGCTATCCATAATCAACCCAAG GTGCTCAAACTACTATTAAATTGCAAGGCTGATAAGCATGCTACCAATCAAGTTGGTTTGACCGCACTTGGTGTTGCACAACAACATAATAACAGAGAAAACATTGCTATTCTGAAAGGCTGCTTTATTCCAGTAGTTTCAAACTTTAAACGTAAGTTGGAGAAACAAGTTGTCAAGTACGTGACAAAAGCATCActactaatttttcaaaatatggaCAATATATCAGCCGATGACCGCAATGCCTTGCTAGTCATTTTAGGACTGCTTCTAACTGCAACCTACCAAGCCACTCTAAGCCCACCTGGTGGTGTTCGGCAAGGTGAAAATACCTCAAAGTCCAAAGGATCATATGATGCAACGGTACTAGGGAAATCAGTCATGAATCCATcgaattttcttctcttctataTTCCAACATATCTTGTGTTCCTCGTAACATTATTCCTAACACTAGCTCTACTCAAAACTTTTCCCCGTGATTTTAGGAGTGCACTTCAAGTATTATTAGCGTTTCTTGCAGTTTCCTTCGATGAATCAATATGTGACTTAGCCCCCACCACTTCAACATACACAattcttaatatattttcaggaattcttttccttttaatggTCTACATGTGTATCGTATGTCGGGTGTCAAAAATTAGTGTTTCAATAGTGGGATGTTGGATATTcccttcaattttatatttatgtttaggAAGTGAAATAGATGTAGGTGCAGGTCAAGGATTGTTGTTATTCCTTATTTTATATGATGAATTCTGGAAAGGAACCGTGTTAATTGTATGCTATTGTTTATTTGTACGGGTTGATGCTTTCTTTGGTGCTAGAATTGACCTCTATTACTTTCTAGACATTGTTACATTAATAGGATGCTGGCTGTTCCTTAGTTTAGCTCGATTATGCATAATGCGGTGCACTTAA
- the LOC105777470 gene encoding 60S ribosomal protein L23a yields the protein MSPAKVDSKKKADPKAQAVKAAKAVKSGVTFKKKSKKIRTKVTFHRPRTLKKDRNPKYPRISAPPRNKLDQYQILKYPLTTESAMKKIEDNNTLVFIVDIRADKKKIKDAVKKMYDIQTKKVNTLIRPDGTKKAYVRLTPDYDALDVANKIGII from the exons ATGTCTCCAGCTAAAG TTGACAGCAAGAAAAAGGCCGATCCGAAGGCTCAAGCAGTGAAGGCTGCTAAGGCTGTGAAATCGGGTGTGACATTTAAGAAGAAGTCCAAGAAGATCAGGACAAAAGTTACCTTTCATCGGCCAAGGACTTTGAAGAAGGACCGTAACCCTAAGTATCCTCGCATCAGTGCACCACCAAGAAATAAGTTGGATCAATATCAAATTCTCAAGTATCCTTTAACTACTGAGTCTGCAATGAAGAAAATCGAGGACAACAACACCTTGGTTTTCATTGTTGACATCCGTGCTGACAAGAAGAAGATTAAAGATGCTGTGAAGAAGATGTACGACATTCAGACAAAGAAAGTGAATACgttgatcag GCCTGATGGAACCAAGAAGGCGTATGTTAGGTTGACTCCGGATTATGATGCTTTGGATGTGGCAAACAAGATTGGAATTATCTAA
- the LOC128034015 gene encoding ankyrin repeat-containing protein BDA1-like, whose amino-acid sequence MALRFLEIDKQLIRVRGKKGKTPLHYLCKVGNQLGLLDTFLEASPDCIQDVTIENRTALHIAIQNNRLDVLQLLIRTLKRKDYYWEVVNWKDKDGSTALHIAATHDQPQMLKLLLDCKADKHATNQVGWTALVIAQRHNNRENIAILQGSFIPVVSNFKRKLEKHVVKYVTKASLLIFQNMDNISADDRNALLVILGLLLTATYQATLSPPGGVWQGENTSKSKGSFDKWVLGKSVMNQSSFLLFYIPTYLVFLVTLFLTLALLKTFPREFRTALQVLLAFLAVSFDGSISYIAPTNLAYVILNIFSGILFLLMLSMCIVCRVSKISVSIVGCWIFPSILVYLGNEIIIGVVQGLLLFPILYEEFWKGTIFVVCYCLFVSIDIFGKGISHWYLAAFIAALMTLVEAVACTATENQQQQADQRPAATNCIS is encoded by the exons ATGGCACTCCGCTTCTTGGAGATTGATAAACAACTTATTCGCGTCAGAGGAAAGAAAGGTAAGACTCCATTGCACTACTTATGTAAAGTTGGAAACCAGCTTGGTCTGTTGGATACATTTCTGGAAGCTTCTCCTGATTGTATCCAAGATGTTACGATTGAGAATCGCACTGCTTTGCATATTGCAATCCAAAACAATAGACTGGACGTCCTCCAACTCCTAATTCGAACGCTCAAGAGGAAAGACTATTATTGGGAAGTGGTGAACTGGAAAGACAAAGATGGCAGCACTGCACTTCACATAGCCGCTACCCATGATCAACCCCAG ATGCTTAAACTACTATTAGATTGCAAGGCTGATAAGCATGCTACCAATCAAGTTGGTTGGACCGCACTGGTGATTGCACAACGACATAATAACAGAGAAAACATTGCTATTCTGCAAGGCTCCTTTATTCCAGTAGTTTCAAACTTTAAACGTAAGTTGGAGAAACATGTTGTCAAGTATGTGACAAAAGCATCACTgctaatatttcaaaatatggACAATATATCAGCCGATGACCGCAATGCCTTGCTAGTCATTTTAGGACTGCTTCTAACTGCAACCTACCAAGCCACTCTAAGCCCACCTGGTGGTGTTTGGCAAGGTGAAAATACCTCAAAGTCCAAAGGATCATTTGACAAATGGGTACTAGGGAAATCAGTCATGAATCAATcgtcttttcttctcttctataTTCCAACCTATCTTGTGTTCCTCGTAACATTATTCCTAACACTAGCTCTACTCAAAACTTTTCCCCGTGAGTTCAGGACTGCACTTCAAGTACTATTAGCGTTTCTTGCAGTGTCCTTCGATGGATCAATATCTTACATAGCCCCCACCAATTTAGCATATGTAattcttaatatattttcaGGAATTCTTTTCCTTCTAATGTTGTCCATGTGTATCGTATGTCGGGTGTCAAAAATTAGTGTTTCAATAGTGGGATGTTGGATTTTCCCTTCAATCTTAGTTTATTTaggaaatgaaataattataggTGTAGTTCAAGGATTATTATTATTCCCTATTTTATATGAGGAATTCTGGAAAGGAACCATTTTTGTTGTATGCTATTGTTTATTTGTAAGTATTGATATTTTCGGTAAAGGTATTAGCCATTGGTACTTAGCTGCATTCATA GCTGCACTGATGACACTTGTTGAAGCCGTGGCCTGCACTGCAACAGAGAACCAACAGCAGCAAGCTGATCAAAGACCAGCAGCAACAAATTGTATAAGTTGA